The following nucleotide sequence is from Mytilus galloprovincialis chromosome 12, xbMytGall1.hap1.1, whole genome shotgun sequence.
AGAATTTTAAATAATCATGCAATATTTATCTATATGAATATCATGTATCTTTGTACACATGTAATCATTTGAATATAGTATTCCTTCTATCGTTTTTTTTGTATCTCTCAAAGGAGCTACctgtatttatttataatgattttaaattttatagcCCTTCAAACCATTTTTTGCTTTGTTAATTTATAGTTACATTAAGTTCTGGTCGAGTGATCTATTTCCACGTGCTTTTCGTTAAAGAAAAACTAAAAGGAAGTCTTTAGTTCTTTCATAAAAATTGGATTTAAGATTGTGTTTccaaaaatgtatttgtatttcaaatatatggTGAGTAAATATTTGCTTATAATATGTACCTGTTGATACTACATGTCTGAAAAAATGTCCTTGTTACAAGTATttagatatacaaatgtacatacacaatagaaaatataaaatacagaaTACATGAAGAGAGATGACAGCAATGTATAAGAGAGTTTATTTAGTATTAAAGTGGTCATTACACTGACTTGACCactcaaaaatatatttatataccaaAAATGTCGCACATCGTATAACAAGCTTCATTGTTCGTATGTAGTTTAGAGGATTTGGACAAGACTTGCgtttcatgttttatcatattgaAAATCATCgtttttttatctcttttttttatattttcagatgtttttagttttctaaattaCCCATTTGGTGATAAGAAGCACCGTATCTAAAATTTGAGAATAAGAAGTATTTGCATTTATGACACCCAAAATGATTTTTAGATTCccatttttgaacaaaattcccatattttcttaaaaatttccCGTCATTCTTTTTCAGCACAAAAGTTACACTTTCCGTCTGACCGCTTTTTGCAATTTTTCCTCCGTTCCGTGTAGACTATATTATGGAGTAACTTCCATTGAAGTTGTTTAGTTTTCCTATTTGCTAAATTCTTATTCAAAGTATCCCAAATATCTACCCATTGAAGTTCTTTTCCAAAATGTAAATTCCACTTAAACTGACTATTTGGAGTTATATTATTCTCATAAAAGTATCTTATATCTTTGAGGCACACTTTTTTGGTATCAACGacaacttcatttttttttaaattgacaagaATCTATTATTTTCATAGGTCTATCAAAACGACTTTGCATAATGGGGTCTGCTTTTTAAAGGTCAATTTGTTGAGGCGTTAATGAAGCTTTAATGTGGCTATATTGTGCTATTCAGTTTCTTTTATCTTTTAGGTTGTTAAGAATTTCAAAAGAAGTTTTGAATGATTCATTGTTTAAGTCccatatatcttttatttttttttattccacttGAGGCAAAATTTGCATAACATAAGGCACGACCCTTGAACTTGAATTTACAATTGCCAAATATATTTTCATCTAAAAGGTCTTCTTTCGTCACagattttttgttttctgtaagtCAGTCCAAGAAGTTAAAAGTGCTTTATTTGACTAAAACCTCTCGTGTCCGATcaagaacatataaaaaagtCTGTATCATATTTTTCGTCTAGTGACGTTAACCAGTATTTACCTATTGCAttccatttttgtgtttttgagttAACAAAACTGTACAAACTTTTCACCTGTTTTGATTTAATAAAGTCTCTTAAGTTTATCATTCCTATCCCTTCTTTTTCTTTCGGTAAACAGCACACTGTTCTGGCGACTTGATTTGTTTTCCCGTCCCATATAAAGGAccatataatattatttatttgtttttcgtatacCGCTGGAATACCTCTCATTTCGATTGCATATCCAATCATAAACAGTACAAAGgatttaataattaaaacttgTCCCGTAAATGGGAGATCTCTTGACTTCAAAACCTCCATGCAGCTTTTAAAGTTATTGATTTTTTCTAACCAAATTTGATCTAAGTCCACCTCATACCCATGATGAACACCTTATACTTTAACAGGCCGCTTAGACcatttaatttagtttttttatttcgCCACTTGCCTAAATACATACCCACAGTCTTTTCCATATTCATTCTAGCCCCCGAAGCGTTTTCGTACaggtttaaagttttaaatctttcttCGATAGACTCCTCACTTTTATTAAAGAGTTGAGAATCGTCAGCAAACATATTTAGCTTTGTTTTAATATAGTCCCCAGTTCTAGTTGGGAGTTTTATTCCTTCTATATTAGGGTTGTTTCTAATTGATGCTGCAAGTAGTTCTGCCTGCAGAATATATAACAAAGGAGCAATTGGTCATCCTTGACGAATTGAACGACTATGCTTACAAATTTAGAAGTAAAACcattcttttatgatttttaaatttatttcatttatatattccGGAGTTTTGTACGACGTCCATTATCAATAAACTCCAGCTAAAGCACGCCTCTGAGGGGCTTGATTTTCTTGCTGCGTTGGAGACCaattggtagccttcggctgttcTCTGCTCTTGGGTCGGGTTGTGGTGCCTTTAACACATTCACCATTTTAATTTTCCTTTCTTAATTCAAAAAAGTAATCACAAATCAAATATTGTTTCAAGGAATGCTGAGTTTCTGAAATTAGCAGTGTTTCCCTGCTGAGATGAAACAATGTATACCCTTTTCATGATGTCAGTGGCTATACCACACAGAAAATCCAAAAAGATTCTTCTAACTAGTCTGTATTACACACTGTGTCTAACTTACAAAAAATATTGGCTTTAAGCTATTATCatatgtgacccgccatgacatttgcaggcttatggaggtagaacgtcattgttagaaaaattattaacatgataaatatcgagattcaatgaaatacgtatttgtgaagaagagataaacactttcgttggcttcttttttgcggacgccgaactatagatttttacaagttttgaagaagttttactttatcgtttgaagtgaaaaatatttgaatctacaatttaaattgatacaaaaaaaaaaaaaattctgctttATAGATTTCCTgtcataaatgataaatgaagtctgaaatatatccataataaattcACCGTATCAAATGCATCTATAAGAgtacacctacttataaactgttacgcgtcgcttactatgtatagagacatgcataataaatctaaattaaaaaaaaggaattcttaaagcttactttgataaattttaaaataacttcatttcaacaagtttaaattaaatgttctaaaatagagctacaaaaaaacaaaaaatgcttTGCTCtaattttttctttcataaatgaagtctgaaatatatccatataaataaatgcaccgtatcaaattaatatatgagAACACCTACCTacaaactgttacgcgtcgcatactatgtttagagacatgcataataaatctaaattaaaaaaaaaaggaattcttaaagcttactcactgatgagtcttatgtagacgaaacgagcgtgtggcgtattaaattataatcctggtacctttgataactatttgacaaatttcaaactaacttcatttcaacaagtttaaattacatgttctaaaatagagctaagaattgtttgcattgtagtaaatttaagtctttgaaattttattcaaatacgctattgaacatcACTAAAAGCCAATAAATacattaattttgtgttttatgaaTTATTGGCTTCAATTaataaaagtcgtcatagaaTAGTCTTATTTTCATACCGGTATTTGAAATGTACGGaagcatattattttttttcttcctatgtttgcgttataacgcaaaccttttcgaaataacgcaaacctttgcgaaataacgcaaacctttgtgttataacgcaaacatttgttttatcttatttcttatttaagattcaaaggaaacagtagttattaatggaggaggctgtatatattaaaatttatcacctttgtagtcattgcaaagtaaaatgcttgaataattagatcatatcaatgactaataatgagcagaataatataagaagatgtggtatgagtgccaataagaaatctctccatctaagtcactatttgtaaaagtaaaccatcataggccgaattacggtcttcaacacggagcattggctcacactgaacaacaaactataaaggtcatcaaaaacgatatccatgttacaactagtatatatattacaaagaaaattgagtaaattgaggttatacctaagaaaaaaatcaacccagctaatatagctataaccgaatataaatatacttccaaagtaagctctcgtttgagaactgtgtaaagtaggttagattcaaacgagctaccctttggcaataaatgtatagaatgaagatgttttattaataaaattatgttctctctattcaaattgctacccaggcatcttaaatagttatcaaaagtaccaggattataattttatacgccagacgcgcgtttcgtctacataagactcatcagtgacgctcagatcaaaatagttaaaaagccaaacaaatacaaagttgaagagcattgaggacccaaaattccaaaaagttgtgccaaatacggctaaggtaatctactcctggagtAAGAAAACtgtagtttttcgaataattcaaagttttgtaaacagaaaatttataaaaatgaccatataattgatattcatgtcaacaccgaagtggtgactactgggctggtgataccctcggggacgaaacgtccaccagcagtggcatcgacccagtggtgtaaatagttatcaaaagtaccaggattataattttatacgccagacgcgcgtttcgtctacataagactcatcagtgacgctcagaccaaaatagttaaaaagccttaaaaatacttcattatattgaaaagaaaattcaatgactttctatcaaagaatcttgatcatattctgagatttaaaaaagatgtttccttattaattattcattttaaagcagaaagatcattttgtctatttgacttggaggtttcagaattgtatgacattatttttgatctttcaatttaaatatgactatatactaaactatatctattttctgatgcacaaatcagtcttaatttatgtataattgcacttcaagtatttcattatttctatgcatatttattataatgatttggccttgtatttatgtttctttttttttttatctactagtaaatcacatccgaaatgaatgacagacggacatataaaCAACActgaatgaataattgaaatcaagacatttgcgttataacgcaaaggtttgcttTATAACGCTTTAggtttgcgttaaaacgcaaagatttgcgttataacgcaaacataggaagaaaaaaaaaatgtgtgacgctaatacgcttccgtagtacTGACTCGTTTCAAATATGTCATTATATTAAcatgacagagagttttgtttAGGAATATtcgataaatatacaaaaatcaaattttagacaatgtaccctcctaTAAGCCTGGAAATGGCATATACTTAACGGCGATTTtctcacaatgacgttctacctccataaacctggatatgtcgtggctggtcacaTATATGGTCTGctgctatggttttttttttatcgtcgaGTGTATAATTATATGATTTCTTTAAAATGTTATGATAACTATAAGCTTTTGTTTAACACTTCTGCCTTACACTTTGTTATGGTAAATGTTAATTTGCATTATAATTTCTGCCTTATAATTTGTTATGGTATTTGTAATTGGCATTAAAAATTAACTGCTTTGCAGAAAAGATGAAGATGTCTCGATTACAGATTTATCGATCAAACAGAATAAAAAAGAACAAGAACTTAATCAGGAAAACCATCGAGATGTTAAAGATCACCTTGTGGTAATGAATACATTTGGATTTTTACGTGTTGTTGCTAATGATCTATACACTAACAACTTTATGAACACTTGAATCACAGTTTCAATACATATTCTTTTTCCATACTGCTAGAATTTAAGTAGTGTCGTcatgtgattttttattttattttcaaaaagtataATTACTGCGcaagttggttgacctttatagaaaaccgtttcacagatgatatcggatatgttccttatgtcgtaactctAATTCCCTTCCATTTCCGAGAGTGTGACcgaccgaattagactatttatcggatttgtaataacataagcaacataatgggtgtcacatgtggagcaggatctgcttattctTCCGAGATAACCCCCAgttattggtggggttcgtgttgcttattctttagttttctatattttgtcgAGTGTAGTATTATTTGCctgattgtctttttttttttcattttaaaccatggcgttgtaagtttattttcgattcatgagtttggctgtcccttttGTTATCATTTACGCCCCTCCTTTACTATAAGTGTTATGAAAAACTAAATTTTGTTGGTGTTTTCAGGAAGACAAGGTACAAACACCTGACAAACCATACGTtacagaagaagaaaacaaatcaGATCATATCATTCTCAAATGGGAGCATAAGGTGGACTTAGGAGTAGATGATTTTTATCAGATAGTAATGAAACAATATCCACATGGTAAATGGAATGTATTTCCAAAACCTATCCCATACATTTGTCGCTTTGTGAAAATTGATGGCCTTAAAGCAatgacatcttatgtatttaaAGTCCGCGTAGCAAATGTTGAGATGGGCAAAGAAGGTTCATTTAGTCCTGAAAGCGACGTTGTTACCACCGGCGAATCACCAGCATTCAAAATAATGAAGAGATCCGAACAGATAGAAAATGGTATTCCTGCAGTTTATAGACTACCAATTCAAGAGATCCCACGAGCAAGAAATTCAATTTCTCAAACTAGAAAGTTTATTTTAggtatttcatcttttttttttaaagttcagcATCAATTTTACTCATTGTGGAGATGTTGCCCTCTGTTTCAATACTACAAATATGCTTTTTTATCGTATATTTTTCATGTATTCTTAACTAGATAATCAGTGATACATGATGTTCATTTTAAGTATTtcattcttctttttttgtaattaaacaTCGTTTTTATTCTTTGTAGTAATGTTGCATACTCATTCAAAACTACAAATatgctgcttttttttttaacgtaaatgtgtatgtactctaaaaaaGATATTATATGACACATCATGAGTATTCATCTAACAATAGGACAATTGGCAGATTTCAAAACATAGTTtatcataattatatattaatacatatatTATTTCGTTTCAAAGGGAAACCAGAAAACAACACCAAAGAGAAAACAATAATGATTGTTGGTGCAACTGGATCAGGAAAGAGTACATTAATTAACGGAATGGCAAACTACGTAATGGGCGTAACGTGGGAAGACCCTTTTAGATTCACACTTATACACTTAGAGAATTGCGAACTAGAACGATATGGTGATGaggtatgttgatttttgaaGATGAGATCCTCTATTAAGTccttccacttttctgtggaaagacttactgtatttcttctgattattattattattaggtctttccacttttctgtgaaaatacctattgtatttggtctgattattaggtctttccacttttctgttgaaagacctattgtttttcttctgattattcattttttcttttgCCTAATTTTATTCTTGCGAttaatatttgtttcgcaatatgtcgcttagatacttggtatatgatatcgaacagctTATGCGCCTTTCAAATTTACCCTGCATAACTGAATACTAtcctttgtaggagttatctccccaaacactgttttccttgtgtcaaCTAGTCCTTCGCAATCGCAAAAGattaagataattttatttataaaattgctcgttatatccttcgcatgatttgttctattttgaccgaagctatatGAACACtcaatatgagagttatttccccttatgcatttgatataagtgatatgaatgtCTATCTTGTAAACTagaagtgatagagacctaggatcttttgatttgagatgcttggataaaaaaatgaaattaggtcaaggtcaaaggtcaaggtcatattctaaattttgaaattggcttattttcacttatttcaaaaaaccgtataagatatggacaaattatttttactaaattgttagttgcgacatgtcgtaacaccaaaaatttgattgcaagggtacgttgaatgtaaaacgGATTTTTCttccctcttgtatttaaaaatatgcgtatggtgatataactcattaaccaaatataattaagacctaagGTCTTTTGATTTAATGTCCTTGGTTTATAATATTGAAATTGatttcaaggtcatagcttaatttgatgttctagattttgacctttgctttaaccTAACATgaatacatgataaagccatgagcAAATAATGAGACACTAGGCAATAGTATCAAACTGTTTAACCTGGATAAAAAATCCTGAAGTGATCTTGAGTAAACCGGAAGAAGCTAttgttttgtactttattaatataaaagtatataaaaccaaatattttttaaataagtgtcaagtaaatattcaaatagaaTCGGAAGTAAAaattttcaaaccggaagtaacaaattatctcccttctttaaatttttgttgtaaacaaaccatatatttttggaatcagcgtacaataagctatcatttgacgattaaaatgacattttcaacCTAATCttactattttcatattaaaatacaggGTTTGTAGtgaaaagaccttcaattgttctttgaacaattggcttttaattattaggtctttccacttttctgtggaaagacttattgtatttcttctgattattaggtctttccacttttctgtggaaagacctattgtatttgttctgatttttatttattttttctgtcacattttgtttttgcgataaaaaaaaaaaacagttgttggtatgagacgggttatgttcttctcatatatgttatgatggtatgatacttaacccctaacgggaaggattgtgcctgatgttcatatgatgaaattataatctttcagtcagtttaattgaagtctggagctggcatgtcagttaactcctagtagtctgttgttatttatgtattattgtcattttgtttattttctttggttacatcttctgacatcagactcggatttctcttgaactgaattttaatgtgcgtattgttatgcgtttacttttctacattggctagaggtatagggggagggttgagatctcacaaacatgtttaaccccgccgcatttttgcgcctgtcccaagtcaggagcctctggcctttgttagtcttgtaatattttaatttttgtttcttgtgtacaatttggaaattagtatggcgttcattatcacttaactagtatatatttgtttaggggccagctgaaggacgcctccggatgcgggaatttctcgctacattgaagacctgttggtgaccttctgccgttgcttttttctatggtcgagttgttgtctctttggcacatttcccatttccattctcaattttattgttttgcaatatgtcgcttagatatttcttatattgtatcgtatagtttatgcgcttttaaatttcaccctgcaaACCGAACCATTTTCcttataagagttatctctctatttactgtttatcatccgAGTGCATCTCCTTcgaaacaaaaaaagatatcgacaaaattctttttacaaattgttcgttacatcctcaggaatttttggcttattcggatcgaagcgattcgatgaaattttataggagttatcttcctttacaaaatttgtcggtatgtgttttcaaccgttaaccgtataagcctgggatatttttttaatttgaggccCCAAGGTCCTAACTaagaaaatgatgtcaaggtcaaaggtcaaggtcaagttctcaattgtgacttcgATTGtgtttgcattttctccgacactttgaaagatacgtATAAAAGTGCAAAATAGttgatttattgtaataaacCTATGCTACATTAAATCTGATACAATTTAGTGTCATCtgataggagttagtgcccctgaaatgtcgtgatatgaggttatttgattataacttcaactaagttcattataaagccatTTGACCTTGTACATAGGTTacatgaccttgaaaaatgactaccggaagtgacattgagaaaaccggaagtagcatttttttcatataaaagtactcagaatccatatattttgtcatatagatacataaactgatcaCTGaagacttccaacaaaccggaagtggcaaattatctcccattctacatacaaaagtatatagaaactttatatttttagaatcagtgtaaaagaagctatcatatgagaccggaagtggcATTtctttcaccggaagtagcatattatctatCTTCTTTCATTCAAAatcataattaaaccattatttatcgcatcagtatgaaatAAACTATCttcttatgcattttttttaaatttggaaagACTTTCagttgttctctgaacaattgatttttaattttatttgttttttgttttgttttactgaATGTTGAttgatttcctttttttataGGCACTATCCCATACTGAATGGATAACGTGTTATACAATATACAGCAATGTAGCCAGTCGAATTGATTACACCATCAATTTTATCGATACACCTGGGTTTGGAGACATACGGGGCCTAAAGCAAGACACCAAGATAGTTTCACAAATTCGAGACCTGTTTACAGCAAAAGATTCAAAAGGTGTTTCCACATTAGATgctgtttgttttattcttaaAGCGCCTGATGCAAGATTGACAACTACTCAGAAATATATCTTTGAATCTATTTTAGCATTATTCGGAAATGATATCAAGAATAATATTTGCACCCTTGTTACCTTTGCCGATGGTGAAAAACCCCCTGTACTCGCTGCACTGGCGGCATTAAACGACAAGCCACTACCATATGAGACTTATTTTGAATTTAACAATTCGGCATTATTTGCTAACAACAGAACAGACAGCAAGAGCAATCTTTCACCATTTTTTTGGGAAATGGGTATGAAAAGTTGTAGGGACTTCTTTCAAAGCCTTTTTAGTTTCCAAACAAAAAGTCTACTCCTTACTtctgaggttctgaaaaaaagaCTGAAGCTTGAAAATACAATTAAACACTTGCAAGAAGAAATCGACCTAGGTCTCTCAAAAATTAATCATTTGGAGCAACAGGTcgtaatttttacaaaatataaacagGAAATACATGACAACGAAAACTTTGAATTCGAGGTCGAAGAAATTAAGATGGAAAAAATAGATATAAGTGGACAAGGTATATACACCACAAATTGTTTAACCTGTAATTTTACGTGTCATGACAGTTGTGTTTATGCAAACGATAGCGAATTGGCAAATTGCCCTGCAATGGGTACGGATGGTAACTGTACTGTTTGTCCCAAATATTGCAGTTGGAAACAACATTCCAACGTCCCTTATGTTTTCAAATTGTATACACAGAAAGTTAAACAAACTAACTCTGAAATGAAAGATAAATATCAGAGGGCAAACCAGAAGAAGATGTCACAAGAAGAAGTATTGGAAGAAATGCACGAAGACATTAAAATATTAGAGGTTGGCATACAGTTTAAAGTCGAAGAAATAACTGAATATGGTAACAGCCTGAAAGAAATAGCTCTTCGTCCGGATCCACTGAGTACTGTGCAGTATATTGAGCAGATGATTGAAAGCGAAATGCAAGAGAAAAAATCTGGATTTAATCATAGAGTAGAATTATTACAACAATGCAAAAAGAGAGCTGAAATTGGGAAAACGTGCCAAATTTTTAAGCATCGATTACGCGACACTCGAGCTAGCATGAAAGCGTCTAATGCGTCTGATAAGAACAAGCGATCTTACAAAGTTGAcaataacatgtttaaaaaagtaaaagaaaaagttAAGCAAATAAAGTTTGGTTAAACATATTAGAGCATGTCAGTACAACAATCTAAGCATCTAATGATTTGAATACCAATACATTTTAGATGTGGGCATACTACAAATAGAGCATTCTCAATGCTTGCTTATTGTCTTACCCGTGAAAACTTCTTCCGACGATATTCAAAGACGTAGTTTATTTTAATGACGTACTCGCTGATAAAAGTTTATTGATAGCAACAATATGTCAAATGCATGAAGGGAGTATATGCGACCTGTATGGTGTAAATTCCTAACCTCCTTATTGATCTTGTGCAGCGTCATAATACAATTATAgtcttttttaataattaaatcccaggcatatattaccttagacgtatttatcacaactttttggaattttggatcctcaatgctcttcacgtttgtacttgtttggctttataaatattctaaaatgagggtcactgatgagtcttatgtagacgaaacgcgcgtgttGCGTACAAAAtaataatcctagtacctttgataactatttaatgtattatttcttttttttatctatgaaatgAAAAGAAACAACTGTTGTGTACaattatgtatatgttttttaatATCAACTAGCTGAAAGTTCCGGTAAAACCTGCATGCATGTGTATCGCGCATAAATAGATCACAGTGAGGGTTACGAATGTAGTTTTGGATACATGGTTTATCAAAGTGTAAACCAAAAtaccaaaaatcatttgaaagaaTTTATATATATGCAAATCATATGAGAATTATCGGACAATAACAGATggcttatatatatttaattgtgaGTGTTATTCAACTACCGCAGTTGATAAGATGAGGATTctttaaaaaaaccaataaatAAGCATAGTGTAAATCAAAACAAAAGAgttacttattttaaataatttcttgtagatttcatatgtttgttttttatatctCATATTATATACTCTTAAATGACTGCATTGATTTTAGATTGTGAcgtatttttaatggtaaaaaCATTTGTTAAGCTGCTTGTGTCATTCGTAACATTTTATGCATTGTATTCTATGtttgatgttgtttttgtttgtttgtttgtattttatttgtattgaattGTTAAGTGCTTAGAGTTATAAATATAGAAAGATGCGGttttagtgccaatgagacaactctctatccaagaaataatttataaaagtaaaccattataggtcgaggtatggtcttcaacacggatcgttgtcttacaccgaacagcaagctgtaaagggcttaacaaattactattgtaaaaccattcaaacggggaaaccaatggtctaatctatataaaaacgaaacatatatatagttatTATATATGTtagtatataacatgtataatgcgcTCTAttcattatcaatattttatatatttttatcaagtCCACGACATAAACAtatatcaagttggatgtagaaaat
It contains:
- the LOC143055447 gene encoding uncharacterized protein LOC143055447 is translated as METEQESLLQCEPCLLKNENEHAKYYCKDCDENYCERCMAGHKTQKLFKNHEGLTIADVLPSSDHCEPCYEKQQDVYPVSKCEECEEYFCKTCTIMHNSQKQNKGHTIKQLPRPLSCDPCSSNDTEKVATAYCLECEDPEPMCNECSDQHKRMKKTKNHKMSKNKLTLNLKFSVTEKTQDNIQNGSYVSENQIQGIGEQEQESDTMQQCEPCLGKNKNEYAKYYCTDCVEYYCEHCVAGHRAQKSFKNHNVLTIQDILPVIDHCEPCFEKKKNVHPVNRCEDCNEYLCESCTTVHCSQRQNKGHAINALPRSLLCDPCAANNTNTTATAFCLDCEDPEPLCDDCVIQHKLMKKTKNHKINKDKFTLFLKFNPKEEKMGSAIHNKSKTDAQIPDTNIQVKDIELQCEPCGNRGKPKSAKYFCNDCKERYCKTCMNKHMISKNTKDHRINNVPQDEHYIDNCDHCKYIDIISFANYICNNCKENLCVDCTKIHNSQSISRDHRIQVISERIVYVPCAICCELGEESQATCYCLNCEIPEPLCLSCADEHNSMKRNKNHQLSMEVCKFIKRKDEDVSITDLSIKQNKKEQELNQENHRDVKDHLVEDKVQTPDKPYVTEEENKSDHIILKWEHKVDLGVDDFYQIVMKQYPHGKWNVFPKPIPYICRFVKIDGLKAMTSYVFKVRVANVEMGKEGSFSPESDVVTTGESPAFKIMKRSEQIENGIPAVYRLPIQEIPRARNSISQTRKFILGKPENNTKEKTIMIVGATGSGKSTLINGMANYVMGVTWEDPFRFTLIHLENCELERYGDEALSHTEWITCYTIYSNVASRIDYTINFIDTPGFGDIRGLKQDTKIVSQIRDLFTAKDSKGVSTLDAVCFILKAPDARLTTTQKYIFESILALFGNDIKNNICTLVTFADGEKPPVLAALAALNDKPLPYETYFEFNNSALFANNRTDSKSNLSPFFWEMGMKSCRDFFQSLFSFQTKSLLLTSEVLKKRLKLENTIKHLQEEIDLGLSKINHLEQQVVIFTKYKQEIHDNENFEFEVEEIKMEKIDISGQGIYTTNCLTCNFTCHDSCVYANDSELANCPAMGTDGNCTVCPKYCSWKQHSNVPYVFKLYTQKVKQTNSEMKDKYQRANQKKMSQEEVLEEMHEDIKILEVGIQFKVEEITEYGNSLKEIALRPDPLSTVQYIEQMIESEMQEKKSGFNHRVELLQQCKKRAEIGKTCQIFKHRLRDTRASMKASNASDKNKRSYKVDNNMFKKVKEKVKQIKFG